Within the Candidatus Flexicrinis proximus genome, the region ACTTAGGCCGGATTCCGCTGCGATACGCAATCGTCACCGCATCGTAATCGCTGTCGCTGATTTGAAAATGCCCGCGCATCTTATGCAGCATGTCACGCTCGGCCGGCACAACTCGCAGGTCTGCGGTCGAAATCTTCATCGCAAAATACAGCGCCATCATCCGCGCCGCGCGCGATGGCAGCGCGGCGGCAATCGCATCCAGCCTCCGTCCCAGTCGTTCGGTTTCCAGTCGCTCTTTGAACATCTCGAAACGCGCCCTCAGGTCCGCAGGGCCATAGGAAGGAATGTGATGCCGCTGAAGTTCTTCGCCTATCAACGTAAAGACCTCGACCTCGCGTGGGTCGTTGCTCCCATCGCAGGTCATCATGATGACCATCGTTTCGAGGTACGCATCCAGTTCGGGCCATTCCCGGCCGGACATTTCTTTCAGGAAGTCGGACATCTGCGACCTCCTCGGCTCAGCCGAACGCCTTGATCGCCGAGCGCACTTGGTCGTCGGTTAGCTCGAATGCCCGCTGCAGGAGCGTAAAACCCGCCCGCTCGCCGGTCTGGATCACGCCATCAGCCGTCGCGACCGCCACAGCCATGCCCAGGGCGTACATCCGCTGCTCGGTCTGCTTCAGAACGCCTGCAATCGACTGAAGTCGCGCATGGGGGCCATCGGCATAAATCGCGTTGGCGCGTTCAAAGCACAAGTCCATCAGCTGCTGCCGTTTCATGTCTTTCAGCGCCGGATGGCTCTCCAGATAGCCGACCACCGCCATCTGGATCATATTCAGTTCGCTGTTCTTGACCGTACCATCGGCTACGGCGAACAGCATCATCGTCTCGATATAGGCGTTAAGTTCCTCGTCGCTGAATGGGCCGGCCGGAGGGGTGTAAGGGTTCATT harbors:
- a CDS encoding TerB family tellurite resistance protein, whose protein sequence is MSDFLKEMSGREWPELDAYLETMVIMMTCDGSNDPREVEVFTLIGEELQRHHIPSYGPADLRARFEMFKERLETERLGRRLDAIAAALPSRAARMMALYFAMKISTADLRVVPAERDMLHKMRGHFQISDSDYDAVTIAYRSGIRPK
- a CDS encoding tellurite resistance TerB family protein, coding for MNPYTPPAGPFSDEELNAYIETMMLFAVADGTVKNSELNMIQMAVVGYLESHPALKDMKRQQLMDLCFERANAIYADGPHARLQSIAGVLKQTEQRMYALGMAVAVATADGVIQTGERAGFTLLQRAFELTDDQVRSAIKAFG